The DNA segment GCTTCGGGGACCCGGTGGGGGTTGGGTGAGCGGTGGGGTTTGCGCTTTCGCGACCGGGTGGGGGTTCCGGAGGGGCAAGGCGTTGCGGTTGGGGAACCCCGGGGGGGTTCGGGAGGCGCTCGGTGTTGCGGTGAGGGAACCCCAAGGGGGTTGGGGAAGGTCAAGCCGTTGAGGGCTCGGGCGGGGTGAGGAGGGCATCGATGTCTGCGAGGATCTGCTGGGCCACCGGGAGGTCGCCGCTCCCGATCTCCTGGAGGATGTCCACCCCCTGCTGCACGAGCTGCCGACCCTTGGCAACGCGGCCGGTCGTCACCTCGAGCTGTCCGAGCATGACCAGGGAAAGGGCGAGACCGGCACGATTGCCGATCTCCTCAAGAACCCCGATCGATTCCTCCAGCAGCTTCCGCGCCTCCTCATACCGGCCCTGACGAAACTCGATGAGCGCGAGCTGATGCAACGAAGCGGCCCGCCCAGCACGATCCCCGAGCTCCTCCCTCACCCCGATCGATTCCTCCAGCAACTTCCGCGCCTCCTCGTAACGGCCCTCGCGAAACTCAATGCTCGCGAGCTGATGCAACGAGGCGGCCCGCCCCGCACGATCTCCGAGCTCCTCCCTCACTGCGATCGATTCCTCCAGCAGCTTCCGCGCCTCCTCGTAATGACCCTGTCGATACTCGATGCTCGCGAGCTGATGCAACGAGGCAGCCCGCCCCACACGATTCCCGATCTCCTCCGTCACCACGATCGATTCCTCCAGCAGCTTCCGCGCCTCCTCGTAACGGCCCTGCCGCTCCTCGATGATCGAGAGCTGATGCAATGAAGCAGCCCGCCCAGCACGATCCCCGAGTTCCTCGTTCACCTCGACGGATTCACGAAGCAGCTTCCGCGCCTCCTCGTAACGGCCCTGCCGCTCCTCGATGATCGCGAGCTGGTGAAGAGCCCACGCACGGCCGGCGCGATCGCCTCGCGCCTCATAAGCTTCACGGGCCGTCCGGAGATGCTCCCGTGCCTCCTCGTAACGGCCGTTCGCTCCTGCCAGGAACGCGTCACACATCCGTCGTCGCGGATCGGTCTCCCGCGCCTCGGGCTCGTGCATGTCGAGCTGCGCCAGCAAATCGGCGGCTTCGTCAAGCTGCCTGAAACGAATCGCCCGAATGGCCCGTCTCAGCAGATCCCCCGCTCCGACCTCGCCCACCGGGGCCGGTTCTGCCATCACGCCCGGCGCATCGATCGTCGCCAGCATCTCCCGCAGCGGCTCCGGCTTCTCCTCCCACAACCAGAAGCCGAAATCGACGAAATCAGGCGCCTTCATCTGGAGCTCGCGCCCCACCTCCGGATGCACGAGCAGGATCCACATCATCGGAAACGCCTTCACGAGTTCGTCCCGCTGCACGTTGAGCTGCGCGATGATCAAGCTCCGATGCTCTGCCTCCTCCAGCCGGTGCAAAATCAACGCCGAGGCCCCGGCCGCCTGCGCCTCCTCCAGCAAAGCCCAGAGCCGCTCCTTGCTCGGGCCGATCCAATGGAGCGCAATCGCGCGCGCACGCGGCACCTTCGCTTGCGTCCACGCGAGGAGCGCGTCTCGCTTCCAGGGCGTCGTGACCTCGACGATCGCAAGGGAAAAATCCCCCTCGACCGACCAATCCACGAACCGCCGAAAGGCCGCGCCGTCCTCCTCCCCGAGCAGCGCCTCCGGCTCGCGAAGGACCGCCGGGGGCCTATCGCTTGGCGCCGTCATCCCGGAACTCCGGTAGCTCCGCCACGAGCGGATGGACGTCGTACCAGCCCTCGCCGTTGTACTTGAAGGCGAGCCGATGGAAGAGCACGGAGAGGCTATTTTCGTCCGCCGAGAGTTGCTTCGTCTCCGCGATGTAGCGCAGCGCCGGCCACCAGCCATTGACGTTGATCTGATCCCGGATCCGCTGCTTGCGCCGGGCGATGGCCCGCTCCACGTCCGCCTCGACGATCGCCTCGCCGTTCGCGTAAAGCGCCGCCATGGAGACCAGATCCAGGAGCTCCCGAATACCACCTCCGCTCGCCGCGATCAGCCGATCCCGCACGGCCTTGCTGGGCATCATCAGGTCGAGATCGATCCGCTTTCCGAGCGCCTGCTCCAGCAAATCCCGCCCCGGTCCGTCGAACGCCCGCTCGTCGTAGACCTCCGCCGTGCGCGCCCGTAGCCGCACCGTGAAGAGGTCGAAACATACATACCGATCGTCGAGCTGCGCGGAACGGGGCTTCAAGAGGAGGCTGATCGGCGGCGTCACGACGAGATTACATCGCAAGCTGCGTATGCGATCAGCGCCGAGCACCAGAAGCTCGTCGATGATCGTGGGCGTATAACGGTCGAGGTTGTCGACCACGAGGAGCAACGAGCGCGGCGCGATGGCGGCGTTGGCCGCGTCCAGCATGTCGTTCACGCTCTGGAGCAACGTGCCGGGGTACCGCTTCAAGACCTGCTTCACCTCGGTCCGATACTCGCTCTCGTGTTTCAGGAGCGCCTTCGCCTGCGCGAAGAGGCTGCCGAGAAACGGGACCTCGACCTTGCCCTCCACACCCGCCGCGACCTCGGCGCTGTACCCTTGCGCCCACTTCGTCGTCTTCACGGCTTCCGCGAACCACGTCTCCACGCGGCCGAGCAGGTCCGCGTCGAGCGGCTTGCCGAGCCGGCGCATCTCCACCTCGACGGCCAGCGCAATGTTGAACAGGAGATCCTCGGACTCGATCTGGATCGGGTCCATTTCCACGGTGGCCTCGAGGTACACCATGTGGAACCGCTGCTCGACGTGCTTCGCGATCCGCTGGATCTCCGTGGTCTTGCCGGCGCCGCGGTGGCTCACGAAGGCGGCGTGGACGTACTGGCCCTCCTTGCAGGCGAGCAGCTTCGTCGCGAGCATCTCCGCCGCCTTGTCGCCCCGCCCCTCGGAGAGGTCGGCGTAGCGCGGATCGTCACTCGCGAGCGGCACGTCCTTGTCGCAATTGTGGATGATCTCGCGGCGCGTACGAGCGAGCACGAGCTCGGAGGAAGCAGCGGGGACGAGCGCGGACATGGCCCGCAAGCTACCACGGCGCCTCGTCCCCGCAAAAGATCAGCGCGGACGCCCGCTCAAGGCTTCAAGAAAAACGGATTCGCCACCGCGAACGGCCTCCTGCCCGGGTGCAGCGGCGCGAGGTCCCCGGCCCCCTTCGCGTGGAACAGCACCCAGTTTCTCGGCCGCGACGGGTCCAGCGTCACCGTCACCTGATTCGAATACTTCTTCGACGGCCCCGCCCATCCATCCACCGGGATCAGCGCCTCCGTCGATACCGTCTGGCCATTCACGATCGTCTCCAGCGTGTCCGCGTTCACCCAGCTCGCCGACTCGATCGTGATCGTGAACGTCGCCATCCCGCCCGCGCCGGCTTGCACCATTTGCCCGGGGCTCTCCCCGTTCGGGCCCGTCGCCGTCATGTAGAGGCCGCCGCTGATCGTCGAAGCCCCGCTCGCGATCGCGTCGCGCACCATTTCCTTCGTGAGCATCGTCGGGTCGTCGTGGCCGAATGACAGGCACGTCCGCGGGTATCCGATCGGGCTCGTCCGCAGATGGTGGCTGTCCGAGCTCCCCACCGCCCAGAACGTCATGCCCGCCTCGAGCAGCGCGAACCAGTCCGCGACCGAGTCCTTCCGGTTCGCCTCGAAATCCGAGTCGTTGAAGACCTCGATCGCGTCGAAATCGTCGCTCCAGAACCCGTCGCGCCCCTTGCCCGTCTTCCGGTCGAGCCCCGCCGCGCTGAAATACGCGCCGAATCCGCCGCCGCTCGGGTGGTTCACGATGAGCACCGGGTTCTCCGGCAGCGCGCGCACGAGCGCGAAGACGTCCTTCGGGTCCTTGCCGATCCAGTCGACCGCGCCATTGTTCGCCTTCGTCGGGTCCGGCGTCATCGGCACCACCCCGAAATGACCCCACTTGAACGTCGTCAGCTCCTCCGACGCCATACCGAACGCCCATTGCGTCAGGCCCATGTCCTGGATGAGCGGCTGGAAATCCTCCACCCACTCGTGCTCGCTCGACACCGGGATGTCGAGCCCGTCGGCGATCGCGCCCCGCACCTTCTGCACGGCGCGGTCGTTCGAGTCCGCCGAGAACTGCGAGTGAATGTGGAAATCGGCGCACATCACGCCCGCCGTGTCCACCGAATGCGCGAGGTCCACCGGGACCTCCAGCGTCTCGCCCGCCGCCACCGTCACGTCCGTCGCGACGAGCTCCCATTCGTAGCCGCGCGACACGATCACCGAATGCTGGCCCGGCGGCACCGACACCGTCGCGTCG comes from the Polyangium spumosum genome and includes:
- a CDS encoding tetratricopeptide repeat protein, whose translation is MLEEAQAAGASALILHRLEEAEHRSLIIAQLNVQRDELVKAFPMMWILLVHPEVGRELQMKAPDFVDFGFWLWEEKPEPLREMLATIDAPGVMAEPAPVGEVGAGDLLRRAIRAIRFRQLDEAADLLAQLDMHEPEARETDPRRRMCDAFLAGANGRYEEAREHLRTAREAYEARGDRAGRAWALHQLAIIEERQGRYEEARKLLRESVEVNEELGDRAGRAASLHQLSIIEERQGRYEEARKLLEESIVVTEEIGNRVGRAASLHQLASIEYRQGHYEEARKLLEESIAVREELGDRAGRAASLHQLASIEFREGRYEEARKLLEESIGVREELGDRAGRAASLHQLALIEFRQGRYEEARKLLEESIGVLEEIGNRAGLALSLVMLGQLEVTTGRVAKGRQLVQQGVDILQEIGSGDLPVAQQILADIDALLTPPEPSTA